A single window of Pseudophryne corroboree isolate aPseCor3 chromosome 5, aPseCor3.hap2, whole genome shotgun sequence DNA harbors:
- the LOC134928251 gene encoding cytochrome P450 7A1, protein MLTISLIMGLVVALCCFFWLIVGIRRRQPSEPPLENGFIPYLGCALQFGANPLEFLRSRQKKYGNVFTCKIAGNFVHFITDPFSFDSVMRHGRHFDWQRFHFETAAKAFGHSNMHPSDGKSTENIQETFKKTMQGDALDPLITAMMENLQRTMLQPIASKTNNNEWINDGLYAFCYRVMFESGYLTIFGKELNSMDDKSLARQEAQRALILNALENFKEFDKIFPALVAGLPIHVFKSAHSARENLAKDMLHEKLRQRINLSDICSLRMFMNDTVTTLNDSEKAKTHVALLWASQANTLPATFWCVYYLLRCPKAMKAATEEIKESLEKASQNVSLDDNKYIFLNRHELDDMPVLGSIIKESMRLSSASLNIRVAKENFVLKLEDNGSYNIRKDDIVALYPQTVHLDPEIYEDPLTFKYDRYLDENRKENTSFYLKGKKLKYYYMPFGSGKTICPGRQFAVHEIKQLLTLLISYFELELVDKNVKSPPLDQSRAGLGILQPTHDVDFRYRLKDL, encoded by the exons ATGTTGACAATATCACTGATAATGGGGCTAGTTGTAGCCTTGTGCTGTTTCTTTTGGCTTATTGTTGGCATTAGGAGAAG GCAGCCCTCTGAGCCACCTCTGGAAAATGGCTTCATTCCTTATCTTGGATGTGCCTTGCAGTTTGGTGCCAATCCTCTTGAGTTTCTCAGATCACGGCAGAAGAAATATGGGAACGTCTTTACTTGCAAAATTGCTGGAAATTTTGTCCATTTTATCACTGATCCATTTTCCTTCGACTCAGTAATGCGTCATGGGCGACACTTCGATTGGCAGAGATTCCACTTTGAAACTGCAGCCAAG GCCTTCGGACACAGCAACATGCATCCTTCAGATGGCAAGTCCACTGAAAATATTCAGGAAACATTTAAGAAGACAATGCAGGGTGATGCATTGGATCCCCTCATTACTGCTATGATGGAGAACCTTCAGCGCACCATGCTGCAGCCCATTGCTTCTAAAACGAACAACAATGAATGGATCAACGACGGCCTCTATGCCTTCTGCTACCgggtgatgttcgagtctggctactTGACTATTTTTGGCAAagagttgaactcgatggacgacAAAAGTTTAGCTAGGCAGGAAGCCCAGAGAGCACTGATCCTTAATGCCCTAGAAAACTTCAAAGAATTTGACAAGATTTTTCCTGCCCTTGTAGCAGGTCTGCCAATCCATGTCTTCAAATCAGCCCACAGCGCCAGGGAGAACCTTGCCAAAGATATGCTGCATGAGAAACTCAGGCAAAGAATCAACCTCTCTGACATCTGCAGTCTCAGGATGTTCATGAATGACACGGTTACCACTCTAAATGACTCAGAGAAAGCGAAGACCCATGTGGCACTCCTCTGGGCATCCCAAGCTAACACTCTCCCGGCAACATTCTGGTGTGTCTACTACCTCCTTAG ATGCCCAAAGGCAATGAAAGCGGCTACTGAAGAGATCAAAGAGAGTTTGGAGAAAGCTTCTCAGAATGTGAGCCTTGATGACAACAAGTACATCTTTCTGAATCGACATGAACTGGATGACATGCCAGTCCTAG GTAGTATAATTAAAGAATCTATGAGGCTGTCCAGTGCATCTCTCAATATCAGGGTGGCCAAGGAAAACTTTGTTCTAAAATTGGAAGATAACGGATCCTACAACATTCGGAAAGATGATATTGTAGCACTCTACCCACAGACAGTACACCTGGATCCTGAAATCTACGAAGACCCCTTG ACATTCAAGTATGATCGCTACCTGGATGAGAACAGAAAGGAAAATACCAGTTTTTACCTTAAAGGAAAGAAGTTAAAATACTACTACATGCCATTTGGGTCTGGAAAAACCATATGTCCCGGACGTCAGTTTGCAGTACATGAGATCAAGCAGTTACTGACTTTGCTGATTTCTTACTTTGAGTTGGAACTTGTAGATAAAAATGTCAAGTCCCCACCTCTAGACCAGTCTCGTGCTGGCCTAGGCATTCTGCAGCCCACTCATGATGTTGATTTTAGATACAGATTGAAAGACCTCTAA